The window TCATCTGGAGGCTTTCATTTTTATGACCATGCAAGTAATTCAACCAGCGGGCGATCCTCAAATTGGAAATTTAGCTACCCCTGTTAATTCATCTGGGTTTACCAAGGCATTTATCAATAATCTGCCTGCTTACCGGGCTGGGCTTTCTCCACAGCGCCGTGGGCTGGAAATTGGGATGGCCCATGGCTATTTGCTCTTTGGCCCCTTTGCCTACGGTAGCCATTTCCGCAACACGGAGCTAGCTGACTTTGTGGGATTGATCGCCGCCATTGTGCTGGTGCTCAT is drawn from Candidatus Obscuribacterales bacterium and contains these coding sequences:
- a CDS encoding photosystem I reaction center subunit XI, coding for MQVIQPAGDPQIGNLATPVNSSGFTKAFINNLPAYRAGLSPQRRGLEIGMAHGYLLFGPFAYGSHFRNTELADFVGLIAAIVLVLILTVCLSLYSSTGVLKPIATITNPHPPEALGTQEGWSEFAGSFLIGGMGGAVFAYILFQVFKAGVFQALLA